A region from the Drosophila takahashii strain IR98-3 E-12201 chromosome 2L, DtakHiC1v2, whole genome shotgun sequence genome encodes:
- the LOC108058329 gene encoding uncharacterized protein isoform X1: MATSTLQSPSPSPSSAPVSAKNPQLKRVVYSKYRELLGSYNDKANAIIDTLPAYMVRQDRGFQLSELPVNGNRDAKMVLESSYGQRGGGGSGNGGYEAPACVQNAMMTKDKKPFTYTPGGIDLSQIRSERMAKRLARNAQSEGATGAAQQNRPAQPQSPGGAGGAASSMGAAAMGMPFQVLPPPPPPPQQSQGPRPSAASVDSSYSPYTPTQQAPPVAKSPPVQQQQLQQPTPPATPPQQQQQQSEQQPATRQEFRSVAMPTSPAVSVYTRQTDSPRSPFEQQQRSTESPFRFAQQQQQQQSPQQRPPTAISPLAQVQQQQQQQYQQQLQQQQLQQQQLQQQQLQQQQLQQQQLQQAQLQQQQLQQQQLQQQQQLQQQQLQQQQQQQQAAQSVPWRTQRTQPAAQQQQELHPQPIYNNVQQQQQRSRDVFSPARTEAPAATTFNASQQNQFAGAAKPTNVGSLYIAPLAQPTEPQAQRILLQQQQASARDSPMRQLPQQQQGSPQQPQGNQPMRWLSSQPASKEQAPWARPEENGNVLPSTLRQTTPAPQPQVAPQSQSQPQQQQQTSFYQPQLVQGNGYGPTAAATAAPISLQNFGSNPQAGGLRLQINVNTNGSSSNANQSAPRERIIPITLEQTPTYAAAQPNFGGYHNYPAQAQRVLSPNQQMPNASNTNGNGIGNATRIIPIAIEGGRGGPVSQSPVLLQNDPRSPPIQSKSFRILQKITDTVDDGSGNGGQDLRQDSRQDVQQTPQEAELQRPQFARQMSAQQARNSPTIEQMRRLQIAQDQQSNHQQSGTPLAWSPQGNGVSAQNRFTQQRYDTPQQQQQQYVPPSEQQAPEPKKYTGSAIPSRSFKILQAMTTPENADHKIHTELDSDLENVELNETPNNNNTNNNSNNSGNTENNNNHNKINSKTNKRHSYTSSSFTPTSSPCTEPTTHSSNSSLNSDSSCPPQAPRSQSVPPHYPYAFGYPYPWYGMPPPPPPPGNGDAAPWPYPYSYPPPPPPPPQSVDGKPAEGFPPYPYYYPYYPPPLPPYNQQPGESQFPPGYPQFYGHPYPYPVAPSYSQSSTEEQSRASSVLPDIIITPSTDDIPSQVIMQHHIRVEPREPPKRAHSVEIEELVSRPKARNICTNKHEVIDVLSQRLANINKIASGNTQANLSKQLHKNYAGEQSKELGERSPSENASNSDSESEEESSDEEDTPKPVARPAPLQSIKSVTNVQVYKGKTLEQHLDSESSEEEDEDDVTTADEMFDEEEQEGLVEEMDDDYIVEEDLSVIYEEESELERSSEYAKTVIRKDDSRSTIVDEIEKQIEENDDDDDEESNSVTVRLPLRFSFSRSSNDENIATVQVGNTTQIEEKQPSVVNSFSVAKVESEDEDDDDCEVSVTISLSNSSRSNSVEKSTQPYKTSNAYPVEEIITPRKASEEDVSASFSLGMRNKFMGETIANDVTNNISREEVKDVASSPKEEFDFFATLMATKMQAQKMMEQSKNFWKTPEAKQVEPTVETPKLRPKENISEAKPPRPVSGDMSKTQASLEAAKNSFWSTFATASKEKEPEPQEPQSKAEEVDFWASIEKKETFDGEEKQWTKKKKTVTYTPLQKESITRVEHWTTTLRAQVNSLDTPQKAEVTFVVEEKPPQEENKVEEEDFWASVNQETYKSEPQNEPELNVWPVEEVPEQPSQPDEENVDFWADIESTTSFQDEEKPQDFTYDPTKYPEEPREVDTDEEIDFWAEIEAKRKPGEDDDEDVTFHKSATFWARKERQNSVEETPYKPVEIKAFRAKLPDEGAVEIDVWATLEAARGHEPEIVDPVVEEEKVLVEQFEELEHESEEEEVEQEEQIKEQIPESNLSHVDTMSLASMHEPATVYTWNPPPQEQEDQDETDFWADMEQERSKKEQFEEAEQKRHNYRQAMAFFNTSIDGQQSPPQQTASPNRSSVILEVEEPQEVDLGPPGEYQLVGEDGLVVEEHKPAITEAEEEERGAATPTNMEPQLPEVYVEPELPEIRRLSNGLPDLAVEKFTQETPKISVRDRISAFEVIPSTNDASKGLTKQSLSVDSAYGKGTLSRNSSTQRSESEIEEDDSGVTDMNRQLSETDTESESFPELRKMTSYQRAATHSRLFKLLQDENDVPEAGASPSDEFQLKPSRRKIVHNVSITRRQNPGVLNDAETMTQRRERLSLPLRKNTSIDADNPSTPNSPASPIMGPSAKNQRVVSDKLVNELVQSLLLKSDSTHLRNLPMERLQAAAKRALVEEMDSAQENSSLDSTPAPTPKQDKEYSDYYNSWCEASGDEVLPSKSFRSEPRRSPWTVRCPRVLSSKTINRDLARVTESPEIANGRGSKSPECFRQNSHSQSRERSVSSWRRV, from the exons ATGGCCACCTCAACGCTGCAATCTCCGTCGCCGTCGCCATCATCCGCCCCCGTTTCGGCCAAGAATCCGCAGCTGAAGCGCGTCGTCTACTCCAAGTATCGGGAACTTCTCGGCTCCTATAATGATAAGGCCAATGCCATCATCGACACTCTGCCCGCCTATATGGTTCGTCAGGATCGCGGATTTCAGCTGTCAGAGTTGCCAGTGAATGGAAATAGAGATGCCAAGATGGTTCTGGAATCCTC CTATGGACAGCGCGGAGGAGGCGGATCCGGAAACGGCGGCTACGAGGCGCCCGCCTGCGTGCAGAACGCGATGATGACAAAAGACAAGAAGCCCTTCACCTACACGCCGGGCGGCATCGATCTCTCCCAGATCCGGTCGGAGCGGATGGCCAAGCGGCTGGCGCGCAATGCCCAGTCGGAGGGAGCCACCGGCGCCGCCCAACAGAACAGACCCGCCCAGCCGCAGTCGCCAGGCGGAGCGGGTGGTGCAGCCAGTTCGATGGGAGCCGCTGCCATGGGCATGCCGTTCCAGGTGCTgccaccgccgccaccaccgccACAGCAGTCACAGG GTCCAAGACCATCGGCAGCCAGCGTGGACAGCAGCTATAGTCCCTACACACCCACTCAGCAGGCACCTCCCGTGGCCAAGAGCCCACcagtgcaacagcagcagctgcagcagcccaCGCCACCGGCAACACcgccgcaacagcagcaacaacagtcgGAGCAGCAACCTGCAACACGACAGGAGTTCCGCAGTGTGGCCATGCCCACTTCGCCGGCTGTGAGTGTCTACACTCGTCAGACGGACAGTCCTAGATCGCCTTTCGAGCAACAGCAGCGATCCACTGAGAGCCCCTTCCGCTttgcacagcagcagcagcagcaacagtcgcCGCAGCAACGTCCACCAACAGCAATTTCGCCGCTGGCTCaggtgcaacagcagcagcaacagcaatatcAGCAGCAgttacagcagcaacaactgcagcagcaacaattgcaacagcaacagctacagcagcagcaactgcagcagcaacagctacAGCAGGCGCaactacagcagcaacaattacagcagcagcaattgcaacagcagcaacaactacagcagcaacaattgcaacaacagcagcagcaacaacaggcaGCTCAATCGGTTCCCTGGCGCACTCAACGTACACAGCCtgcagcacagcagcaacaggaatTGCATCCACAGCCCATCTACAACAAtgttcagcagcagcaacaaagatCTCGCGATGTCTTCAGTCCAGCAAGGACTGAAGCACCAGCAGCAACCACGTTCAATGCAAGTCAACAAAACCAATTTGCCGGAGCAGCTAAGCCG ACCAACGTTGGCTCGCTGTACATAGCTCCATTGGCCCAGCCCACGGAGCCGCAGGCCCAGCGAATCCttctgcagcaacagcaggcatCCGCCCGGGATTCCCCGATGCGCCAGCttccacagcagcagcagggatCGCCGCAGCAGCCACAGGGCAACCAGCCGATGCGATGGCTCAGCTCACAGCCGGCCAGCAAGGAGCAGGCTCCCTGGGCTCGTCCCGAGGAGAATGGCAACGTCCTGCCCTCCACTCTGCGACAGACCACGCCGGCCCCGCAGCCCCAAGTGGCACctcagtcgcagtcgcagccacagcagcagcagcagacatCCTTCTACCAGCCCCAGTTGGTCCAAGGAAATGGCTATGGACCCACTGCAGCAGCCACAGCTGCTCCCATCAGTCTGCAGAACTTCGGATCCAATCCCCAAGCTGGAGGACTTCGTTTGCAGATCAACGTAAATACcaatggcagcagcagcaatgcaAATCAAAGCGCTCCAAGG gaGCGTATCATACCCATAACCCTAGAGCAGACCCCGACTTATGCCGCAGCCCAGCCCAACTTTGGTG GTTACCACAATTACCCAGCTCAGGCACAGCGAGTCCTGTCGCCCAATCAACAGATGCCCAATGCGAGTAACACCAATGGCAATGGTATTGGTAATGCCACCCGGATAATCCCAATTGCTATCGAGGGAGGACGAGGCGGTCCAGTTTCCCAGTCGCCGGTGCTGCTGCAAAA CGATCCACGCTCACCGCCCATCCAATCGAAATCGTTTAGAATATTGCAAAAGATAACCGACACTGTGGACGATGGCAGCGGGAATGGTGGGCAGGACTTGCGGCAGGACTCGCGGCAGGATGTGCAGCAGACGCCCCAGGAGGCGGAGCTGCAGCGGCCGCAGTTCGCCCGCCAGATGAGCGCCCAGCAGGCCAGGAATAGTCCGACCATCGAGCAGATGCGTCGCCTGCAAATCGCCCAGGATCAGCAGAGTAACCATCAGCAGTCGGGTACGCCATTAGCTTGGTCCCCGCAAG GTAATGGCGTCTCAGCTCAGAACCGATTTACGCAACAACGATATG ATAccccccaacaacaacaacagcaatatgTGCCGCCAAGTGAACAGCAAGCTCCGGAACCCAAAAAATACACCGGCAGCGCTATTCCCAGTCGATCATTCAAAATTCTACAGGCAATGACTACACCTGAAAATGCCG ACCATAAAATTCACACCGAGCTGGACTCGGATTTGGAAAATGTTGAACTGAACGAAAccccaaataataataatacaaataataatagtaacaACAGCGGAAAtactgaaaataataataatcataataagATTAAcagtaaaaccaataaacgTCATAGCTACACATCATCTAGTTTCACCCCCACATCATCACCCTGCACAgaacccaccacccactcatCAAACTCATCCCTCAATTCGGATAGCTCTTGTCCCCCGCAGGCACCTCGATCGCAGTCGGTGCCACCGCATTATCCCTATGCCTTTGGCTATCCCTATCCTTGGTACGGaatgcctcctcctccgccgccgcctggAAATGGTGATGCCGCTCCTTGGCCATATCCCTACTCGTATCCCCCGCCACCTCCACCCCCTCCTCAATCGGTGGATGGAAAGCCTGCCGAGGGATTTCCCCCGTATCCCTATTACTATCCGTACTATCCACCACCCCTGCCACCCTATAATCAACAGCCGGGGGAGTCACAATTTCCCCCCGGCTATCCCCAGTTCTATGGCCATCCGTATCCCTACCCGGTGGCTCCCAGTTACAGCCAGAGTTCCACCGAGGAGCAGAGCAGAGCCAGCAGTGTTCTGCCCGATATTATCATCACGCCCAGTACCGATGATATACCCTCGCAGGTGATCATGCAGCATCACATCCGCGTGGAGCCACGAGAGCCTCCCAAGCGGGCGCACTCCGTGGAGATCGAGGAGCTGGTCAGCAGACCGAAGGCCCGAAATATTTGCACCAACAAGCACGAGGTCATCGATGTGCTCAGTCAGCGTTTGGCCAATATCAACAAGATTGCCAGCGGCAATACTCAGGCCAATCTTTCCAAGCAGCTGCACAAGAACTACGCCGGCGAGCAGTCCAAGGAGCTGGGCGAGAGATCCCCCAGTGAAAATGCCTCCAACTCGGACAGCGAATCGGAGGAGGAGAGCAGCGATGAAGAGGATACCCCAAAGCCCGTAGCTCGTCCAGCTCCCCTGCAATCCATCAAATCGGTGACCAATGTTCAGGTCTACAAGGGAAAGACCTTGGAACAGCATCTGGACTCCGAGAGCAgtgaggaggaggacgaggatgaTGTGACCACTGCGGATGAGATGTTCGATGAAGAGGAGCAGGAGGGCCTGGTCGAGGAAATGGACGATGATTACATTGTGGAGGAGGATCTGAGTGTCATCTACGAGGAGGAGAGCGAACTGGAAAGGAGCAGTGAATACGCCAAAACAGTCATAAGGAAAGATGACTCTAGATCCACCATAGTCGATGAGATCGAGAAGCAAATCGAAGAGaacgatgatgacgatgacgaggaGTCCAATTCGGTAACAGTTCGCCTGCCACTCCGTTTCTCCTTCAGCCGCAGCTCCAATGATGAAAACATTGCCACCGTGCAGGTGGGCAATACAACGCAGATCGAGGAGAAGCAGCCAAGTGTCGTAAACTCTTTCAGTGTGGCCAAGGTGGAAAGCGAGGAtgaagacgacgacgactgcGAGGTCAGTGTGACCATCAGTTTGTCGAACTCTTCGCGTTCGAATTCGGTGGAGAAGTCTACCCAACCGTATAAGACATCCAATGCCTATCCCGTGGAGGAAATTATCACACCCCGCAAAGCCAGCGAAGAAGACGTTTCCGCTTCGTTTTCACTAGGAATGCGTAACAAGTTCATGGGTGAAACGATTGCCAATGATGTAACCAATAATATTTCCCGAGAAGAAGTAAAGGATGTGGCAAGTTCACCCAAAGAGGAGTTCGATTTCTTTGCCACTCTGATGGCCACCAAAATGCAGGCCCAAAAGATGATGGAGCAGTCCAAGAACTTTTGGAAGACACCTGAGGCGAAGCAAGTAGAACCGACTGTCGAAACACCAAAGCTTAGACCTAAAGAAAATATCTCCGAGGCCAAGCCACCTAGACCAGTATCTGGTGACATGTCCAAGACTCAAGCTTCGCTGGAGGCTGCCAAAAACAGCTTTTGGTCCACTTTCGCCACAGCCTCTAAGGAAAAGGAGCCTGAACCGCAGGAGCCACAGTCCAAAGCCGAGGAAGTTGACTTTTGGGCCAGCATTGAGAAAAAGGAAACCTTTGATGGGGAAGAAAAGCAGTGGaccaagaaaaagaaaaccgtAACCTACACACCCCTGCAGAAAGAGTCAATTACTCGAGTGGAACACTGGACAACAACACTCAGGGCTCAGGTGAATTCTCTGGACACTCCGCAAAAAGCCGAAGTGACTTTTGTAGTTGAAGAAAAGCCTCCCCAAGAGGAGAACAAGGTTGAAGAAGAGGATTTCTGGGCCTCGGTAAATCAAGAAACCTATAAATCAGAGCCCCAAAACGAACCCGAGCTTAACGTTTGGCCAGTTGAGGAAGTGCCAGAGCAACCCTCGCAGCCAGATGAAGAGAACGTTGACTTCTGGGCGGACATTGAATCAACTACCAGCTTCCAAGATGAAGAGAAACCACAGGATTTCACCTACGATCCCACCAAATACCCAGAAGAACCTCGAGAAGTGGATACCGATGAGGAGATCGATTTCTGGGCCGAGATCGAAGCGAAACGCAAGCCAGGTGAAGACGACGATGAAGATGTCACCTTCCATAAGTCAGCCACCTTCTGGGCACGCAAAGAACGCCAGAATTCAGTGGAGGAGACGCCCTATAAGCCCGTAGAGATCAAGGCGTTTAGAGCCAAGTTGCCCGATGAAGGGGCTGTTGAAATAGATGTTTGGGCCACCTTAGAAGCAGCCAGAGGTCACGAGCCGGAAATAGTGGATCCCGTGGTGGAGGAGGAAAAGGTTCTGGTCGAGCAATTCGAGGAACTGGAACACGAGAGTGAAGAAGAGGAGGTGGAGCAAGAAGAGCAGATTAAGGAACAGATCCCCGAGAGCAACCTCAGCCATGTGGACACCATGTCCCTGGCTTCGATGCACGAACCAGCCACAGTCTACACATGGAATCCACCGccgcaggagcaggaggatcaGGATGAAACAGATTTCTGGGCGGACATGGAACAGGAACGATCCAAGAAGGAACAGTTCGAAGAGGCGGAACAGAAGCGGCACAACTACCGCCAGGCCATGGCCTTCTTCAACACCTCCATCGATGGCCAGCAGTCGCCGCCGCAGCAAACAGCGAGTCCCAATCGCAGCAGTGTTATCCTGGAGGTGGAGGAGCCACAGGAAGTGGACCTGGGACCACCGGGTGAGTACCAGCTGGTGGGGGAGGATGGCCTGGTCGTGGAGGAGCACAAGCCAGCAATAACCGAAGCCGAGGAAGAGGAGCGCGGAGCAGCGACTCCCACCAACATGGAGCCCCAACTCCCTGAGGTCTATGTGGAACCCGAACTCCCAGAAATCAGACGCCTGTCCAACGGACTACCCGACCTTGCCGTCGAGAAGTTTACCCAAGAGACGCCCAAGATATCAGTGCGAGATCGGATTAGTGCCTTTGAGGTAATACCCTCGACTAACGATGCCTCCAAGGGATTGACCAAGCAATCCCTGTCGGTGGACAGTGCCTATGGCAAGGGCACCCTGTCGCGCAACAGCAGCACCCAGCGCTCCGAGTCGGAGATCGAGGAGGACGACTCCGGGGTGACGGACATGAATCGCCAGCTCTCCGAGACGGACACCGAATCCGAGAGCTTCCCAGAGCTGCGCAAGATGACCAGCTACCAGCGGGCGGCCACACATTCCAGGCTCTTCAAGCTGCTGCAGGACGAGAACGATGTGCCGGAGGCGGGAGCCAGTCCATCGGATGAGTTCCAGCTGAAGCCCAGTCGCCGGAAGATTGTCCACAATGTCTCCATTACGAGGCGTCAGAATCCAGGGGTTCTCAACGATGCGGAAACGATGACTCAGCGCAGGGAACGACTCTCGCTGCCGCTTCGCAAGAATACCAGCATCGATGCGGACAATCCCTCGACGCCGAACAGTCCGGCCTCGCCCATCATGGGACCCTCGGCCAAGAACCAGCGGGTGGTGAGCGACAAGCTGGTCAATGAGCTCGTCCAGAGTTTGCTCCTCAAGAGCGACAGTACGCATTTGAGGAATCTGCCCATGGAACGCCTGCAGGCGGCCGCCAAGAGGGCGCTGGTGGAGGAGATGGACTCGGCGCAGGAGAACAGCTCGCTGGACAGCACGCCGGCACCGACGCCCAAGCAGGACAAGGAGTACTCCGACTACTACAACAGCTGGTGCGAAGCCAGCGGGGATGAGGTGCTGCCCTCAAAGAGCTTCCGTTCCGAACCACGTCGCAGTCCCTGGACGGTGCGGTGTCCCCGGGTGCTCAGCTCCAAGACGATCAATCGGGATTTGGCCCGGGTCACAGAGTCACCGGAAATAGCCAATGGACGGGGCAGCAAGAGCCCGGAATGCTTCCGCCAGAACTCCCACTCGCAGAGCAGAGAACGCTCCGTGAGCAGTTGGCGGAGGGTCTAG